A stretch of Xenopus laevis strain J_2021 chromosome 8S, Xenopus_laevis_v10.1, whole genome shotgun sequence DNA encodes these proteins:
- the LOC108704884 gene encoding protein diaphanous homolog 2-like, with translation MDCREFLVKTEVSFCWHELLTQANMMTEMLKILSTICIIGEDNILEKLLEAITTAAEIHNKERFAPIVEALENHEAFQLQASCMQFINALHTSPEELYFRIRYI, from the exons atggaTTGCAGAGAATTTTTAGTGAAGACAGAAGTCTCCTTTTGCTGGCATGAGCTATTGACGCAAGCCAACATGATGACAGAAATGTTAAAGATATTATCTACCATCTGCATAATTGGAGAGGACAATAT CTTGGAAAAACTTCTGGAAGCTATTACTACTGCAGCAGAAATCCATAACAAAGAACGTTTTGCTCCAATTGTGGAAGCACTGGAGAACCATGAAGCCTTCCAGTTACAG GCATCCTGTATGCAATTTATTAATGCACTTCACACCTCCCCTGAAGAACTTTATTTCAGGATACGGTAcatttga